A window from Drosophila kikkawai strain 14028-0561.14 chromosome 2L, DkikHiC1v2, whole genome shotgun sequence encodes these proteins:
- the crol gene encoding uncharacterized protein crol isoform X9 — MQHVSAASSVPSVVAPVVTTGGTTITLGGPPPLPKSEHKEDGKPPHGIEMYKVNIEDISQLFTYHEVFGKIHGDVVNHQLAAAHGGQLPPPPPLPPQATSHAASAAAAAAAASTNNAAVAAVMASANAAAAAAAAASAAGGGLPPATSGNGGQQVTVTTTSSSTASSGGSTTSGGTTTTAGELLMPKMEGGIHGVDGSGNGGGNGGQNVALAPDGTPIATGTHVCDICGKMFQFRYQLIVHRRYHSERKPFMCQVCGQGFTTSQDLTRHGKIHIGGPMFTCIVCFNVFANNTSLERHMKRHSTDKPFACTICQKTFARKEHLDNHFRSHTGETPFRCQYCAKTFTRKEHMVNHVRKHTGETPHRCDICKKSFTRKEHYVNHYMWHTGETPHRCDFCSKTFTRKEHLLNHVRQHTGESPHRCSYCMKTFTRKEHLVNHIRQHTGESPHKCTYCTKTFTRKEHLTNHVRQHTGDSPHRCSYCKKTFTRKEHLTNHVRLHTGDSPHKCEYCQKTFTRKEHLNNHMRQHSSDNPHCCNVCNKPFTRKEHLINHMSRCHTGDRPFTCETCGKSFPLKGNLLFHQRSHTKGQEMERPFACEKCPKNFICKGHLVSHMRSHSGEKPHACTLCSKAFVERGNLKRHMKMNHPDAMMPPPPVHPHPQIPAGVLTQVKQEVKPIIIPHHSATTTMHTIQQITAGAAGGAGAVQLTPGLVPLVTSTLISHNAAAQQQSQKQQAAAAAAAQQQAAAAAAAQQQAAQQQAAAAHQQHQQQVAAQHQQQAAVAAHQQQQQQLQQQQQLLQLSIQQAAHHHQQEQHRQQQQQQQHQQQQQQQQQQQQQHHQQQQHPGQAPPPQQQPPPGVPIALISDPSALARAAMQLQHLPANVEQHPVVY, encoded by the exons ATGCAGCACGTGAGCGCTGCCAGCTCGGTGCCATCAGTTGTAGCCCCCGTTGTGACCACTGGTGGGACGACGATCACCTTGGGCGGCCCACCACCGCTCCCCAAATCGGAGCACAAGGAGGATGGCAAGCCGCCGCACGGCATCGAGATGTACAAGGTGAACATCGAGGACATATCTCAGCTCTTCACCTATCACGAGGTCTTTGGCAAGATCCATGGCGATGTTGTGAATCATCAATTGGCGGCGGCACATGGAGGCCAGCTtccaccaccgccgccccTTCCACCGCAGGCCACTAGTCATGCGGCCAgtgcggcagcagcagccgcagcagcgtCCACAAATAATGCCGCTGTGGCGGCAGTGATGGCCTCCGCCaatgcggcggcggcggcagcagcggctgcaTCCGCAGCGGGCGGAGGTCTGCCGCCGGCCACCAGCGGCAATGGGGGCCAGCAGGTGACGGTAACGACGACCAGCAGCTCGACGGCCAGCAGCGGCGGGAGCACCACCAGTGGGGGCACCACGACCACGGCGGGTGAGTTGCTTATGCCTAAAATGGAGGGCGGCATTCATGGCGTGGACGGCAGCGGCAATGGCGGCGGCAACGGCGGGCAGAACGTGGCGCTGGCGCCGGACGGTACGCCAATTGCGACGGGGACGCACGTCTGCGACATTTGCGGCAAGATGTTCCAGTTCCGGTACCAGCTGATCGTGCACCGGCGCTACCACAGTGAACGGAAACCGTTCATGTGCCAGGTGTGTGGCCAGGGCTTCACCACGTCGCAGGATTTGACGCGCCACGGCAAGATTCACATTGGCGGGCCCATGTTCACCTGCATCGTGTGCTTCAATGTGTTCGCGAACAATACGAGCCTGGAGCGGCACATGAAACGGCACTCGACGGACAAACCGTTCGCCTGCACCATTTGCCAAAAGACCTTTGCCCGCAAAGAGCATCTGGACAATCACTTTCGTTCGCATACGGGCGAAACGCCCTTCCGTTGCCAGTACTGCGCCAAGACGTTTACGCGCAAGGAGCACATGGTCAACCATGTGCGCAAACACACGGGTGAGACGCCACATCGTTGCGATATTTGTAAGAAGTCCTTTACGCGCAAGGAACACTATGTTAACCACTACATGTGGCACACTG GCGAGACGCCGCACCGGTGCGACTTCTGCTCAAAGACGTTTACGCGCAAGGAGCATTTGCTTAACCACGTGCGCCAGCACACGGGAGAGTCGCCACACCGCTGCTCCTACTGCATGAAGACGTTCACGCGCAAGGAGCATCTGGTCAACCACATACGCCAGCACACGG GCGAGTCGCCGCACAAGTGCACATACTGCACCAAGACGTTTACGCGCAAGGAGCACCTGACGAACCATGTGCGCCAGCACACGGGCGACTCCCCGCACCGCTGCTCCTACTGCAAGAAGACGTTCACGCGGAAGGAGCACCTGACGAACCATGTGCGCCTCCATACGGGCGACTCGCCCCACAAGTGCGAGTACTGCCAGAAGACGTTTACGCGGAAGGAGCATCTCAACAACCATATGCGCCAGCATTCAAGCGACAATCCGCACTGCTGCAATGTCTGCAATAAGCCGTTCACGCGCAAGGAGCACCTGATCAATCATATGTCACGCTGCCACACCGGCGATCGGCCCTTCACCTGCGAGACATGCGGCAAATCGTTTCCGCTCAAGGGCAACCTGCTCTTCCATCAACGTAGCCACACCAAGGGCCAAGAGATGGAGAGACCATTTGCCTGCGAGAAGTGCCCCAAGAATTTCATCTGTAAAG GTCACTTGGTCTCGCACATGCGCTCCCATTCGGGCGAGAAACCGCACGCGTGCACTCTGTGCAGCAAGGCGTTCGTCGAGCGCGGCAATTTGAAGCGCCACATGAAGATGAATCACCCGGATGCTATGATGCCGCCACCACCcgtgcatccgcatccgcaaaTACCGGCTGGTGTGCTGACGCAAGTCAAGCAGGAAGTGAAACCGATCATAA TTCCCCACCACTCGGCGACCACCACGATGCACACCATCCAGCAGATAACCGCTGGTGCGGCGGGCGGTGCCGGTGCCGTGCAGCTAACACCGGGTCTGGTGCCGCTGGTCACCTCAACGCTTATCTCGCACAATGCCGCCGCCcagcagcagtcgcagaaGCAACAGGCAGCCGCCGCTGCAGCGGCCCAGCAACAGgctgccgcagcagcagcggctcaGCAGCAGGCTGCCCAGCAACAGGCGGCGGCCGCCcatcagcagcaccagcagcaagTGGCGGCACAGCATCAGCAACAGGCGGCAGTGGCTGcccatcagcagcaacaacagcagctgcagcagcagcagcaattgcTGCAGTTGTCCATCCAACAGGCGGCTCATCACcatcagcaggagcagcaccgtcaacagcagcagcagcagcaacaccagcaacagcagcagcaacaacagcagcagcagcaacagcaccatcagcagcaacagcatccaGGCCaagcgccgccgccgcagcaacAGCCGCCACCTGGAGTGCCCATCGCCTTGATAAGTGATCCCAGTGCTTTGGCCCGCGCCGCCATGCAGCTGCAGCATCTGCCAGCGAACGTGGAGCAACACCCGGTTGTTTACTAA
- the crol gene encoding uncharacterized protein crol isoform X12 translates to MQHVSAASSVPSVVAPVVTTGGTTITLGGPPPLPKSEHKEDGKPPHGIEMYKVNIEDISQLFTYHEVFGKIHGDVVNHQLAAAHGGQLPPPPPLPPQATSHAASAAAAAAAASTNNAAVAAVMASANAAAAAAAAASAAGGGLPPATSGNGGQQVTVTTTSSSTASSGGSTTSGGTTTTAGQTPHQCDVCGKKYTRKEHLANHMRSHTNETPFRCEICGKSFSRKEHFTNHILWHTAGETPHRCDFCSKTFTRKEHLLNHVRQHTGESPHRCSYCMKTFTRKEHLVNHIRQHTGETPFKCTYCTKAFTRKDHMVNHVRQHTGESPHKCTYCTKTFTRKEHLTNHVRQHTGDSPHRCSYCKKTFTRKEHLTNHVRLHTGDSPHKCEYCQKTFTRKEHLNNHMRQHSSDNPHCCNVCNKPFTRKEHLINHMSRCHTGDRPFTCETCGKSFPLKGNLLFHQRSHTKGQEMERPFACEKCPKNFICKVPHHSATTTMHTIQQITAGAAGGAGAVQLTPGLVPLVTSTLISHNAAAQQQSQKQQAAAAAAAQQQAAAAAAAQQQAAQQQAAAAHQQHQQQVAAQHQQQAAVAAHQQQQQQLQQQQQLLQLSIQQAAHHHQQEQHRQQQQQQQHQQQQQQQQQQQQQHHQQQQHPGQAPPPQQQPPPGVPIALISDPSALARAAMQLQHLPANVEQHPVVY, encoded by the exons ATGCAGCACGTGAGCGCTGCCAGCTCGGTGCCATCAGTTGTAGCCCCCGTTGTGACCACTGGTGGGACGACGATCACCTTGGGCGGCCCACCACCGCTCCCCAAATCGGAGCACAAGGAGGATGGCAAGCCGCCGCACGGCATCGAGATGTACAAGGTGAACATCGAGGACATATCTCAGCTCTTCACCTATCACGAGGTCTTTGGCAAGATCCATGGCGATGTTGTGAATCATCAATTGGCGGCGGCACATGGAGGCCAGCTtccaccaccgccgccccTTCCACCGCAGGCCACTAGTCATGCGGCCAgtgcggcagcagcagccgcagcagcgtCCACAAATAATGCCGCTGTGGCGGCAGTGATGGCCTCCGCCaatgcggcggcggcggcagcagcggctgcaTCCGCAGCGGGCGGAGGTCTGCCGCCGGCCACCAGCGGCAATGGGGGCCAGCAGGTGACGGTAACGACGACCAGCAGCTCGACGGCCAGCAGCGGCGGGAGCACCACCAGTGGGGGCACCACGACCACGGCGG GTCAAACGCCGCACCAGTGTGATGTCTGCGGCAAGAAATATACGCGCAAGGAGCACCTAGCCAACCATATGCGCTCCCACACCAACGAGACGCCGTTCCGTTGCGAGATCTGCGGCAAGAGCTTTAGCCGCAAGGAGCACTTCACCAACCACATACTCTGGCACACAG CAGGCGAGACGCCGCACCGGTGCGACTTCTGCTCAAAGACGTTTACGCGCAAGGAGCATTTGCTTAACCACGTGCGCCAGCACACGGGAGAGTCGCCACACCGCTGCTCCTACTGCATGAAGACGTTCACGCGCAAGGAGCATCTGGTCAACCACATACGCCAGCACACGGGTGAGACACCGTTCAAGTGCACGTACTGCACGAAAGCGTTCACGCGCAAAGATCACATGGTTAATCATGTACGGCAACATACAGGCGAGTCGCCGCACAAGTGCACATACTGCACCAAGACGTTTACGCGCAAGGAGCACCTGACGAACCATGTGCGCCAGCACACGGGCGACTCCCCGCACCGCTGCTCCTACTGCAAGAAGACGTTCACGCGGAAGGAGCACCTGACGAACCATGTGCGCCTCCATACGGGCGACTCGCCCCACAAGTGCGAGTACTGCCAGAAGACGTTTACGCGGAAGGAGCATCTCAACAACCATATGCGCCAGCATTCAAGCGACAATCCGCACTGCTGCAATGTCTGCAATAAGCCGTTCACGCGCAAGGAGCACCTGATCAATCATATGTCACGCTGCCACACCGGCGATCGGCCCTTCACCTGCGAGACATGCGGCAAATCGTTTCCGCTCAAGGGCAACCTGCTCTTCCATCAACGTAGCCACACCAAGGGCCAAGAGATGGAGAGACCATTTGCCTGCGAGAAGTGCCCCAAGAATTTCATCTGTAAAG TTCCCCACCACTCGGCGACCACCACGATGCACACCATCCAGCAGATAACCGCTGGTGCGGCGGGCGGTGCCGGTGCCGTGCAGCTAACACCGGGTCTGGTGCCGCTGGTCACCTCAACGCTTATCTCGCACAATGCCGCCGCCcagcagcagtcgcagaaGCAACAGGCAGCCGCCGCTGCAGCGGCCCAGCAACAGgctgccgcagcagcagcggctcaGCAGCAGGCTGCCCAGCAACAGGCGGCGGCCGCCcatcagcagcaccagcagcaagTGGCGGCACAGCATCAGCAACAGGCGGCAGTGGCTGcccatcagcagcaacaacagcagctgcagcagcagcagcaattgcTGCAGTTGTCCATCCAACAGGCGGCTCATCACcatcagcaggagcagcaccgtcaacagcagcagcagcagcaacaccagcaacagcagcagcaacaacagcagcagcagcaacagcaccatcagcagcaacagcatccaGGCCaagcgccgccgccgcagcaacAGCCGCCACCTGGAGTGCCCATCGCCTTGATAAGTGATCCCAGTGCTTTGGCCCGCGCCGCCATGCAGCTGCAGCATCTGCCAGCGAACGTGGAGCAACACCCGGTTGTTTACTAA
- the crol gene encoding zinc finger protein 271 isoform X7, which produces MQHVSAASSVPSVVAPVVTTGGTTITLGGPPPLPKSEHKEDGKPPHGIEMYKVNIEDISQLFTYHEVFGKIHGDVVNHQLAAAHGGQLPPPPPLPPQATSHAASAAAAAAAASTNNAAVAAVMASANAAAAAAAAASAAGGGLPPATSGNGGQQVTVTTTSSSTASSGGSTTSGGTTTTAGELLMPKMEGGIHGVDGSGNGGGNGGQNVALAPDGTPIATGTHVCDICGKMFQFRYQLIVHRRYHSERKPFMCQVCGQGFTTSQDLTRHGKIHIGGPMFTCIVCFNVFANNTSLERHMKRHSTDKPFACTICQKTFARKEHLDNHFRSHTGETPFRCQYCAKTFTRKEHMVNHVRKHTGETPHRCDICKKSFTRKEHYVNHYMWHTGQTPHQCDVCGKKYTRKEHLANHMRSHTNETPFRCEICGKSFSRKEHFTNHILWHTAGETPHRCDFCSKTFTRKEHLLNHVRQHTGESPHRCSYCMKTFTRKEHLVNHIRQHTGETPFKCTYCTKAFTRKDHMVNHVRQHTGESPHKCTYCTKTFTRKEHLTNHVRQHTGDSPHRCSYCKKTFTRKEHLTNHVRLHTGDSPHKCEYCQKTFTRKEHLNNHMRQHSSDNPHCCNVCNKPFTRKEHLINHMSRCHTGDRPFTCETCGKSFPLKGNLLFHQRSHTKGQEMERPFACEKCPKNFICKVPHHSATTTMHTIQQITAGAAGGAGAVQLTPGLVPLVTSTLISHNAAAQQQSQKQQAAAAAAAQQQAAAAAAAQQQAAQQQAAAAHQQHQQQVAAQHQQQAAVAAHQQQQQQLQQQQQLLQLSIQQAAHHHQQEQHRQQQQQQQHQQQQQQQQQQQQQHHQQQQHPGQAPPPQQQPPPGVPIALISDPSALARAAMQLQHLPANVEQHPVVY; this is translated from the exons ATGCAGCACGTGAGCGCTGCCAGCTCGGTGCCATCAGTTGTAGCCCCCGTTGTGACCACTGGTGGGACGACGATCACCTTGGGCGGCCCACCACCGCTCCCCAAATCGGAGCACAAGGAGGATGGCAAGCCGCCGCACGGCATCGAGATGTACAAGGTGAACATCGAGGACATATCTCAGCTCTTCACCTATCACGAGGTCTTTGGCAAGATCCATGGCGATGTTGTGAATCATCAATTGGCGGCGGCACATGGAGGCCAGCTtccaccaccgccgccccTTCCACCGCAGGCCACTAGTCATGCGGCCAgtgcggcagcagcagccgcagcagcgtCCACAAATAATGCCGCTGTGGCGGCAGTGATGGCCTCCGCCaatgcggcggcggcggcagcagcggctgcaTCCGCAGCGGGCGGAGGTCTGCCGCCGGCCACCAGCGGCAATGGGGGCCAGCAGGTGACGGTAACGACGACCAGCAGCTCGACGGCCAGCAGCGGCGGGAGCACCACCAGTGGGGGCACCACGACCACGGCGGGTGAGTTGCTTATGCCTAAAATGGAGGGCGGCATTCATGGCGTGGACGGCAGCGGCAATGGCGGCGGCAACGGCGGGCAGAACGTGGCGCTGGCGCCGGACGGTACGCCAATTGCGACGGGGACGCACGTCTGCGACATTTGCGGCAAGATGTTCCAGTTCCGGTACCAGCTGATCGTGCACCGGCGCTACCACAGTGAACGGAAACCGTTCATGTGCCAGGTGTGTGGCCAGGGCTTCACCACGTCGCAGGATTTGACGCGCCACGGCAAGATTCACATTGGCGGGCCCATGTTCACCTGCATCGTGTGCTTCAATGTGTTCGCGAACAATACGAGCCTGGAGCGGCACATGAAACGGCACTCGACGGACAAACCGTTCGCCTGCACCATTTGCCAAAAGACCTTTGCCCGCAAAGAGCATCTGGACAATCACTTTCGTTCGCATACGGGCGAAACGCCCTTCCGTTGCCAGTACTGCGCCAAGACGTTTACGCGCAAGGAGCACATGGTCAACCATGTGCGCAAACACACGGGTGAGACGCCACATCGTTGCGATATTTGTAAGAAGTCCTTTACGCGCAAGGAACACTATGTTAACCACTACATGTGGCACACTG GTCAAACGCCGCACCAGTGTGATGTCTGCGGCAAGAAATATACGCGCAAGGAGCACCTAGCCAACCATATGCGCTCCCACACCAACGAGACGCCGTTCCGTTGCGAGATCTGCGGCAAGAGCTTTAGCCGCAAGGAGCACTTCACCAACCACATACTCTGGCACACAG CAGGCGAGACGCCGCACCGGTGCGACTTCTGCTCAAAGACGTTTACGCGCAAGGAGCATTTGCTTAACCACGTGCGCCAGCACACGGGAGAGTCGCCACACCGCTGCTCCTACTGCATGAAGACGTTCACGCGCAAGGAGCATCTGGTCAACCACATACGCCAGCACACGGGTGAGACACCGTTCAAGTGCACGTACTGCACGAAAGCGTTCACGCGCAAAGATCACATGGTTAATCATGTACGGCAACATACAGGCGAGTCGCCGCACAAGTGCACATACTGCACCAAGACGTTTACGCGCAAGGAGCACCTGACGAACCATGTGCGCCAGCACACGGGCGACTCCCCGCACCGCTGCTCCTACTGCAAGAAGACGTTCACGCGGAAGGAGCACCTGACGAACCATGTGCGCCTCCATACGGGCGACTCGCCCCACAAGTGCGAGTACTGCCAGAAGACGTTTACGCGGAAGGAGCATCTCAACAACCATATGCGCCAGCATTCAAGCGACAATCCGCACTGCTGCAATGTCTGCAATAAGCCGTTCACGCGCAAGGAGCACCTGATCAATCATATGTCACGCTGCCACACCGGCGATCGGCCCTTCACCTGCGAGACATGCGGCAAATCGTTTCCGCTCAAGGGCAACCTGCTCTTCCATCAACGTAGCCACACCAAGGGCCAAGAGATGGAGAGACCATTTGCCTGCGAGAAGTGCCCCAAGAATTTCATCTGTAAAG TTCCCCACCACTCGGCGACCACCACGATGCACACCATCCAGCAGATAACCGCTGGTGCGGCGGGCGGTGCCGGTGCCGTGCAGCTAACACCGGGTCTGGTGCCGCTGGTCACCTCAACGCTTATCTCGCACAATGCCGCCGCCcagcagcagtcgcagaaGCAACAGGCAGCCGCCGCTGCAGCGGCCCAGCAACAGgctgccgcagcagcagcggctcaGCAGCAGGCTGCCCAGCAACAGGCGGCGGCCGCCcatcagcagcaccagcagcaagTGGCGGCACAGCATCAGCAACAGGCGGCAGTGGCTGcccatcagcagcaacaacagcagctgcagcagcagcagcaattgcTGCAGTTGTCCATCCAACAGGCGGCTCATCACcatcagcaggagcagcaccgtcaacagcagcagcagcagcaacaccagcaacagcagcagcaacaacagcagcagcagcaacagcaccatcagcagcaacagcatccaGGCCaagcgccgccgccgcagcaacAGCCGCCACCTGGAGTGCCCATCGCCTTGATAAGTGATCCCAGTGCTTTGGCCCGCGCCGCCATGCAGCTGCAGCATCTGCCAGCGAACGTGGAGCAACACCCGGTTGTTTACTAA
- the crol gene encoding zinc finger protein 271 isoform X8, giving the protein MQHVSAASSVPSVVAPVVTTGGTTITLGGPPPLPKSEHKEDGKPPHGIEMYKVNIEDISQLFTYHEVFGKIHGDVVNHQLAAAHGGQLPPPPPLPPQATSHAASAAAAAAAASTNNAAVAAVMASANAAAAAAAAASAAGGGLPPATSGNGGQQVTVTTTSSSTASSGGSTTSGGTTTTAGELLMPKMEGGIHGVDGSGNGGGNGGQNVALAPDGTPIATGTHVCDICGKMFQFRYQLIVHRRYHSERKPFMCQVCGQGFTTSQDLTRHGKIHIGGPMFTCIVCFNVFANNTSLERHMKRHSTDKPFACTICQKTFARKEHLDNHFRSHTGETPFRCQYCAKTFTRKEHMVNHVRKHTGETPHRCDICKKSFTRKEHYVNHYMWHTGQTPHQCDVCGKKYTRKEHLANHMRSHTNETPFRCEICGKSFSRKEHFTNHILWHTGETPHRCDFCSKTFTRKEHLLNHVRQHTGESPHRCSYCMKTFTRKEHLVNHIRQHTGETPFKCTYCTKAFTRKDHMVNHVRQHTGESPHKCTYCTKTFTRKEHLTNHVRQHTGDSPHRCSYCKKTFTRKEHLTNHVRLHTGDSPHKCEYCQKTFTRKEHLNNHMRQHSSDNPHCCNVCNKPFTRKEHLINHMSRCHTGDRPFTCETCGKSFPLKGNLLFHQRSHTKGQEMERPFACEKCPKNFICKVPHHSATTTMHTIQQITAGAAGGAGAVQLTPGLVPLVTSTLISHNAAAQQQSQKQQAAAAAAAQQQAAAAAAAQQQAAQQQAAAAHQQHQQQVAAQHQQQAAVAAHQQQQQQLQQQQQLLQLSIQQAAHHHQQEQHRQQQQQQQHQQQQQQQQQQQQQHHQQQQHPGQAPPPQQQPPPGVPIALISDPSALARAAMQLQHLPANVEQHPVVY; this is encoded by the exons ATGCAGCACGTGAGCGCTGCCAGCTCGGTGCCATCAGTTGTAGCCCCCGTTGTGACCACTGGTGGGACGACGATCACCTTGGGCGGCCCACCACCGCTCCCCAAATCGGAGCACAAGGAGGATGGCAAGCCGCCGCACGGCATCGAGATGTACAAGGTGAACATCGAGGACATATCTCAGCTCTTCACCTATCACGAGGTCTTTGGCAAGATCCATGGCGATGTTGTGAATCATCAATTGGCGGCGGCACATGGAGGCCAGCTtccaccaccgccgccccTTCCACCGCAGGCCACTAGTCATGCGGCCAgtgcggcagcagcagccgcagcagcgtCCACAAATAATGCCGCTGTGGCGGCAGTGATGGCCTCCGCCaatgcggcggcggcggcagcagcggctgcaTCCGCAGCGGGCGGAGGTCTGCCGCCGGCCACCAGCGGCAATGGGGGCCAGCAGGTGACGGTAACGACGACCAGCAGCTCGACGGCCAGCAGCGGCGGGAGCACCACCAGTGGGGGCACCACGACCACGGCGGGTGAGTTGCTTATGCCTAAAATGGAGGGCGGCATTCATGGCGTGGACGGCAGCGGCAATGGCGGCGGCAACGGCGGGCAGAACGTGGCGCTGGCGCCGGACGGTACGCCAATTGCGACGGGGACGCACGTCTGCGACATTTGCGGCAAGATGTTCCAGTTCCGGTACCAGCTGATCGTGCACCGGCGCTACCACAGTGAACGGAAACCGTTCATGTGCCAGGTGTGTGGCCAGGGCTTCACCACGTCGCAGGATTTGACGCGCCACGGCAAGATTCACATTGGCGGGCCCATGTTCACCTGCATCGTGTGCTTCAATGTGTTCGCGAACAATACGAGCCTGGAGCGGCACATGAAACGGCACTCGACGGACAAACCGTTCGCCTGCACCATTTGCCAAAAGACCTTTGCCCGCAAAGAGCATCTGGACAATCACTTTCGTTCGCATACGGGCGAAACGCCCTTCCGTTGCCAGTACTGCGCCAAGACGTTTACGCGCAAGGAGCACATGGTCAACCATGTGCGCAAACACACGGGTGAGACGCCACATCGTTGCGATATTTGTAAGAAGTCCTTTACGCGCAAGGAACACTATGTTAACCACTACATGTGGCACACTG GTCAAACGCCGCACCAGTGTGATGTCTGCGGCAAGAAATATACGCGCAAGGAGCACCTAGCCAACCATATGCGCTCCCACACCAACGAGACGCCGTTCCGTTGCGAGATCTGCGGCAAGAGCTTTAGCCGCAAGGAGCACTTCACCAACCACATACTCTGGCACACAG GCGAGACGCCGCACCGGTGCGACTTCTGCTCAAAGACGTTTACGCGCAAGGAGCATTTGCTTAACCACGTGCGCCAGCACACGGGAGAGTCGCCACACCGCTGCTCCTACTGCATGAAGACGTTCACGCGCAAGGAGCATCTGGTCAACCACATACGCCAGCACACGGGTGAGACACCGTTCAAGTGCACGTACTGCACGAAAGCGTTCACGCGCAAAGATCACATGGTTAATCATGTACGGCAACATACAGGCGAGTCGCCGCACAAGTGCACATACTGCACCAAGACGTTTACGCGCAAGGAGCACCTGACGAACCATGTGCGCCAGCACACGGGCGACTCCCCGCACCGCTGCTCCTACTGCAAGAAGACGTTCACGCGGAAGGAGCACCTGACGAACCATGTGCGCCTCCATACGGGCGACTCGCCCCACAAGTGCGAGTACTGCCAGAAGACGTTTACGCGGAAGGAGCATCTCAACAACCATATGCGCCAGCATTCAAGCGACAATCCGCACTGCTGCAATGTCTGCAATAAGCCGTTCACGCGCAAGGAGCACCTGATCAATCATATGTCACGCTGCCACACCGGCGATCGGCCCTTCACCTGCGAGACATGCGGCAAATCGTTTCCGCTCAAGGGCAACCTGCTCTTCCATCAACGTAGCCACACCAAGGGCCAAGAGATGGAGAGACCATTTGCCTGCGAGAAGTGCCCCAAGAATTTCATCTGTAAAG TTCCCCACCACTCGGCGACCACCACGATGCACACCATCCAGCAGATAACCGCTGGTGCGGCGGGCGGTGCCGGTGCCGTGCAGCTAACACCGGGTCTGGTGCCGCTGGTCACCTCAACGCTTATCTCGCACAATGCCGCCGCCcagcagcagtcgcagaaGCAACAGGCAGCCGCCGCTGCAGCGGCCCAGCAACAGgctgccgcagcagcagcggctcaGCAGCAGGCTGCCCAGCAACAGGCGGCGGCCGCCcatcagcagcaccagcagcaagTGGCGGCACAGCATCAGCAACAGGCGGCAGTGGCTGcccatcagcagcaacaacagcagctgcagcagcagcagcaattgcTGCAGTTGTCCATCCAACAGGCGGCTCATCACcatcagcaggagcagcaccgtcaacagcagcagcagcagcaacaccagcaacagcagcagcaacaacagcagcagcagcaacagcaccatcagcagcaacagcatccaGGCCaagcgccgccgccgcagcaacAGCCGCCACCTGGAGTGCCCATCGCCTTGATAAGTGATCCCAGTGCTTTGGCCCGCGCCGCCATGCAGCTGCAGCATCTGCCAGCGAACGTGGAGCAACACCCGGTTGTTTACTAA